In Bifidobacterium scardovii JCM 12489 = DSM 13734, the genomic stretch GCTCATCCGCATGATCGTCAGTCAGCGCGATTTCGACTCGAATTTTGCCGCGGGCAACGCCGCCATCATCGGCGTCACCTACGCCGGAACGGTCGGCGTCATGTGCCTCGGCGCGATAGCGCTGGCCCGGTGGAGGCGATCCAGCGGGTCGAACGTGCTGGTGCTGCAGGCCCGAGCCGAGGCGCTGCAGGCCGAGCAGGCGAAGCAGCGCATACTGGCCGCGAATATGGAACGAGACCGCATCAGCGCGAATATCCAGTCCGAGGTGACGCAGACGCTGACCAGCGTGATCGACCAGGCCGCCGCCGGGCTGCGCATGCTGGACGAGGCCGAGGCCCGCGGCGAGGAGCCGCCGCCGGAATCGATCAACGACTCGTTCGCCGCGATCGGGAGGCAGGGCCGCACCGCGTTGGCGCATATGCGCGAACTGCTCACGGTGCTGCGCGAAACCGGGTTCAGCGACGAGCGGCACGAGCACGAACAGCCGGAGATGGCACTGAAGCCGGCCGTGTCGCTGGACGAGCAGATGCGCCGCTCCGCGTAACCGCGCGTCGTCCGCTTCGCCGGACTCATCGCGAGACACCGGCCCCGGTGCGCGTACCGGCGTATTCAGGGAACAATCAGGGTATCGGTGCGCCCCGCGTCGACGGGGACTGGCAGAGTGGAAGCCATGAGCAGTGAGACACAGAAGATTCGCGTGGTGATCGCCGACGATCAGGAGCTGGTGCGCGCCGGCTTCGCCATGGTGATCGGGTCGCAGCCCGACATGGAGGTCGTCGGGCAGGCCGGCGACGGCGAACAGGCCGTCGCGCTGGCGGAACGGCTGCACCCCGACGTGGTGCTGATGGATGTGCGCATGCCCGGCATGGACGGCCTGGAAGCCACCCGGCGCATCAGCGCGCTCGCGGCCGGCGACGGGGGCGCCGCGCCGGATATGGGCACCACCCTCGGGGCCCCCGTGTTCGGCGCGGCCGGCACGGGGGATTCGCCGGCGCGCACCACGCGCGTGATCATCCTGACCACCTTCGATCTGGACGAATACGTCATGGCCGCGATCAACGCCGGCGCCTCCGGCTTCCTGCTCAAGGACACCGAGCCGGAGACCCTGCTCTCGTCGATTCGCACCGTGTTCAACGGCAACGCGATCATCGCGCCCTCCGCCACGAAGCGGCTCATCGAGAAAATGATGCAGGACGGCTACACCAAGGCCGGCTCGCTCGGCGGCAACCCCCATGCGGCCGGCGTCGCGGGCGGGCAGTACAGCGCCCCGGTCCCCACCGAACGGCGGAACGGCGGCGCGCGCCCGGTCGCCTACACCGATCCCGAGCTCGACGAGCTGACCGAGCGCGAACGCGAGGTCCTCATCGAGATCGCGCACGGGCTGAGCAACCAGGAGATCGCCGACAAGCTGTTCATCTCCCTGCCCACCGTCAAAACCCACGTGGCGCACATCCTCGCCAAGATCAACGCCCGCGACCGCGTCCAAGCCGTCGTCTTCGCTTACGACAACGGCCTCGTCTAGGCTTCTCAACACAACCGCGCGGCCCGACAGGGCCCATGTACGCAACTGGCTCCCCTCAGAGAGGGGAGCCAGATTTTTTGGTCTACGCCCCGGCGAGGGCCTCGACGGGCTGAGCCGTCATGGATGGTCCAGTGGACCATCCATAGGCGAAGTGAGCATCCGCACCGCGGATGCGAAGGCCGCCCGAGAGGCCTTACGCCTCGGCGAGGGCCTCGACGGGCGGCGTCCGCACGGCCCTGCGGGCCGGGAAGACGCTGGCGAGCAGCGCGGCGACGGCGGCCACGCCAAGCACGGCGCCGTTGACGCCCCACTCAAAGGGGAACACGATGCTGCCATACTGGCTGAACACCATGTACGATCCCAGCCAGCCGAACAGCGTGCCGAGCGCCACGCCAACCACACCGGCGACGAGCGAGAGCATCAGCGCCTCGACCGCGAGCGAGCGGCGCAGCTGGCCCCGGGTCATGCCGATGGCGCGCAGTGTGGCGGATTCGCGGGTGCGCTCGATCACCGACAGGCTCAGCGTGTTGGCCACGCCGACGAGCGCGATGAGCACGGCGACGGCGATCAGCCCGACGAGCAGCGCCATCATGCCGTTGATCATCGTCTCCCACTGCAAACGTTGCGCGATCGGCCCGGACACGCCCACCCCGGCGCTGGACGAGAACGCGTCCTGCACGCCGGCCAGCGTCACGCCGAGGTCGGATCCCGTGGCATCGACGCGCATGAGCAGCATGTGCTCAGTGGCGGTCAGATCGCCGTTGGCGAAATGCGCGGCGCTGACGAACGCCGCCGCGTCGAGGTCGGACGACACGCGCCGGTAGTCGCGCTGCACCGGCTTGAGCGTGATCGTCCTGTCCGCCGTGGAGCCGGCCGACCCCGCATCCCCGGAGACATCGTCCGCAGCCGAGCCGTCGGCGACGGCCGACCCATCCCTCGCCTGCACGCCGTACGAATTCGGCCGGAAGGTGACGCCGTTCGCGTCGAAGGCGATCTCCTTGCCGGAGATCGCGGAGTACTTCGGCAGCAGCGCCGTGCCATCGTCGATCGTCACGCCGCTCAGGTCCGCCTTCATCACCTTGCGCAGGGCGTCGGCATCGTCGACGCCGATCAGCATCACCGCCATCACATCGCCGCCGTCCTTCGGGGTCGTGTACATGACCGTGGCCGGCGCGTACACGGTGTCGGCCACGCCCTTGACCTTGGCCGCATCCTTCACCTGAGCGTCGGTCATATCAGGGCCGGCGGCGATCATGTCGACGCTGTAGCGCCTGTCGAGCGCCTCGCCCATCGTCTGCTTGGCGCTGGCGGCGCCGGTGGCGATGGTGGAGACGAGCGTGACGCCGATGAGCAGCGCGGCGCCGGTCGCGGCCACGCGGCGCGGGTTCTTCTGGATGTTCGCGTGCGCGATCCTGGCGCTTGGCCCGGCGAGCGAGACCAGCGCGCCGATGCCGCGCATGAGCGCGGGCAGCCAGAACGTGGCGGACAGGACCATGCCGAGGAAGATGAACGCGCAGCCGGCGATGGCCATGAGCAGCACGGTCGCATAGTTGTCGGAGGCCAGCGACACACGGCCCGTGTTCATCTCATGGTTCTGCCATGCGGCGAACACGGCGAGCGCCAGTCCGGCAACGATCAGCAGGATCGAGCCGACGGCGCGCAGCACGCCGGCGCGGCGCGTGTCGGTCAGTTCGATCGGGCGCAGCGCCTCGAGCGGGGTGACGGCGGTCGCCGAGCGCGCGGAGCCGAGCGAGGCGAGCACGGTCATGACGATGCCGAACGCGATTGGCACGGCGAACACGGGCCAGCTGAGGACCAGCCGCGCGTCCATGCCGGCCGAGGCCATCACGCCGGAGGCGGTGAGCCCGCCCATCAGCGCGATGCCAAGCGCCACGCCGAGCAGGGACGCGATCAGGCCGAGGATGCCGGCCTCGAACAGCACGGAACCATACAGCTGGCCCTTCTTCGCGCCGATGGTGCGCAGCAGCGCGAGCGTGCGGCGGCGCTGCGCGACGAGCACCTGGAAGGTGTTGGCGATGACGAGCGCGGCGACGAGCATGGCGAGCACGCCGAAGCTCAGCAGGAACGTGGTGGTGATGTCGGTGCCGGCACTGGTGCTCAGCGCCTTGATCGCCTCGCTGTTGGCGTCGTCGCGGGTCATCACCTTGTAGTACTTCGGCATCAGCTTGGCAATCTGCCCGGCCGCGGCCTGGGCCTTCGCGTCGGCGGTCTTGCCGTTGCCGTCGCCGCCCAGATCGAGCAGCAGCTGGTAGGTGCCGACCTGCGAGAAGTCGTCGACGCCGTTCATCGCGGCCATGACGTTGTCGGAGATCACGGAGGCGCCGCCGTAGCTGGAGTACAGGCCGTGCGGGTCGTCGGTCAGGCCGACCACGCGCACGTCGGCGCCGGTCGCCGCCCCGTCGGCGGCGGCGCCGTTCCCGTCGGAGGTCCACTCGATGGGCGAGGTGACGGTCACCGTGTCGCCGATGGAGACGCCGAGCTGTCCGGCGAGGGTTTTCGGCAGGGCGATCTCGTCATTGTCGGCCGGCCGGTCGCCCTCGACGACGGAGACCGGCAGCAGAGCGGCGGTCCTGGAGGTGCCGACGGCGATGCCGGTGACGTTCTTGTCCTTGTTGGTGACGATCAGGGTGGCGTTGGTATCGGCGCGCACGTCACTGACGCCGTCGATGGCGCGGACCTGGTCGAGGTGGAAGTCGGCGACGGTCCGGGAACCCGCGCCGCCGCCGTCCTTGACGCCGCTGTCGGACAAGGCCTTCAGCGCCTGCGTGTCGGGCATGACGACGTAGTTCGCCCCGGCCATCTGCGCGGTCTGCTGGCGGCCGAGCGAGTCGTTCATCGTATTGGAGAACAGGAAGGTGGCGGCGATGAACGCAGTGCCGATCAGGATGGCGATGCCCGCGGGAATGAGCATCCGCGCGCTTTTCTTCATGAGTTTGAGGGTGATCGAAAACATGGGTGTGCTCCTTGGCTGAGCTGGCGGACCGGACTAGTGGACGATGGCGCGGGTGGCGCGCTCGCGTTCGGCCATGAGCAGCTCGTTCATCTGCTCGGCGTTCGGCTCCGGCACGTCGGCGACGATGCGGCCGTCGGCGAAGACGATCGCGCGGTCGGAGTAGGAGGCGGCGACCGCGTCGTGCGTGACCATGATGACGGTCTGTCCCAGTTCCTTGACGGAGCGCTTGAGGAAGCTCAGCACTTCGGCGCTGGAGACCGAGTCGAGGTTGCCGGTCGGTTCGTCGGCGAACACGAGCGAGGGCTTGGAGATGAGCGCGCGGGCGATGGCCACGCGCTGCTGCTGGCCGCCGGACAGTTCGTTCGGCCGGTGGTCCAGACGGTCCTTGAGGCCGAGCGTCTCCACGAGCATCCTGAGCCAGCGGCGGTCCGGCTTCTCGCCGGCGAGCGTCAGCGGCATGAGGATGTTCTGTTCGGCGCTGAACATCGGCAGCAGGTTGAAGCTTTGGAAGATGAAGCCGATCCGGTGCCGGCGCAGCAGCGTGAGCTGGTTGTCGTTCATCTGGGTGATGTCGGCGCCGTCGAACACGATGCGCCCGGACGTGGCCGAGTCGAGCCCGGCCAGCGTGTGCATGAGCGTGGATTTGCCGGAGCCGGACGGGCCCATGATCGCCGTGAACCGGCCCTGTTCGAATCGCACGTTGACGCCGCGCAGCGCGTGCACGGCGGTTTCGCCGCGCCCGTAGTCCTTGACCAGGCCGATCGCCTCGATGGCGGTGGCGCCGTGCGC encodes the following:
- a CDS encoding ABC transporter ATP-binding protein — protein: MEQQTLQPATGAGDAAHGATAIEAIGLVKDYGRGETAVHALRGVNVRFEQGRFTAIMGPSGSGKSTLMHTLAGLDSATSGRIVFDGADITQMNDNQLTLLRRHRIGFIFQSFNLLPMFSAEQNILMPLTLAGEKPDRRWLRMLVETLGLKDRLDHRPNELSGGQQQRVAIARALISKPSLVFADEPTGNLDSVSSAEVLSFLKRSVKELGQTVIMVTHDAVAASYSDRAIVFADGRIVADVPEPNAEQMNELLMAERERATRAIVH
- a CDS encoding ABC transporter permease; this translates as MFSITLKLMKKSARMLIPAGIAILIGTAFIAATFLFSNTMNDSLGRQQTAQMAGANYVVMPDTQALKALSDSGVKDGGGAGSRTVADFHLDQVRAIDGVSDVRADTNATLIVTNKDKNVTGIAVGTSRTAALLPVSVVEGDRPADNDEIALPKTLAGQLGVSIGDTVTVTSPIEWTSDGNGAAADGAATGADVRVVGLTDDPHGLYSSYGGASVISDNVMAAMNGVDDFSQVGTYQLLLDLGGDGNGKTADAKAQAAAGQIAKLMPKYYKVMTRDDANSEAIKALSTSAGTDITTTFLLSFGVLAMLVAALVIANTFQVLVAQRRRTLALLRTIGAKKGQLYGSVLFEAGILGLIASLLGVALGIALMGGLTASGVMASAGMDARLVLSWPVFAVPIAFGIVMTVLASLGSARSATAVTPLEALRPIELTDTRRAGVLRAVGSILLIVAGLALAVFAAWQNHEMNTGRVSLASDNYATVLLMAIAGCAFIFLGMVLSATFWLPALMRGIGALVSLAGPSARIAHANIQKNPRRVAATGAALLIGVTLVSTIATGAASAKQTMGEALDRRYSVDMIAAGPDMTDAQVKDAAKVKGVADTVYAPATVMYTTPKDGGDVMAVMLIGVDDADALRKVMKADLSGVTIDDGTALLPKYSAISGKEIAFDANGVTFRPNSYGVQARDGSAVADGSAADDVSGDAGSAGSTADRTITLKPVQRDYRRVSSDLDAAAFVSAAHFANGDLTATEHMLLMRVDATGSDLGVTLAGVQDAFSSSAGVGVSGPIAQRLQWETMINGMMALLVGLIAVAVLIALVGVANTLSLSVIERTRESATLRAIGMTRGQLRRSLAVEALMLSLVAGVVGVALGTLFGWLGSYMVFSQYGSIVFPFEWGVNGAVLGVAAVAALLASVFPARRAVRTPPVEALAEA
- a CDS encoding response regulator translates to MSSETQKIRVVIADDQELVRAGFAMVIGSQPDMEVVGQAGDGEQAVALAERLHPDVVLMDVRMPGMDGLEATRRISALAAGDGGAAPDMGTTLGAPVFGAAGTGDSPARTTRVIILTTFDLDEYVMAAINAGASGFLLKDTEPETLLSSIRTVFNGNAIIAPSATKRLIEKMMQDGYTKAGSLGGNPHAAGVAGGQYSAPVPTERRNGGARPVAYTDPELDELTEREREVLIEIAHGLSNQEIADKLFISLPTVKTHVAHILAKINARDRVQAVVFAYDNGLV